The region ATCAGCCCGGCCAAAGCGGCAATCTCCAGCCCGCCCACCTTGTGCAGCACGTCCACCGGATCGTGCGGATCGGGCCGGTTGACGGCCAAGGCCCGCCGCACGGCCTCCGCCTTGCGCGCCAGGGCCGCGGCGTTCACCCCTGTGCCGCGCCCGACGCAGTCCGCCGGGTCGTCGCCGGTGAAGGCGGCGAGAAGGGCCGCGGCGCTCGTCGTGTTGCCAATGCCCATTTCGCCGGTGGCCAGAAGGCGATAGCCGCGATCGGCCAGCTCCTCCGCCACCTCGATCCCGACGCAGAGGGCTTCAAGGGCTTCTGCTCGCGTCATGGCCGGCCCCTTGGTGAAGTTGGCCGTCCCGTAGCGGACCTTCTTCCGCACGAGGGCCGGGTGGTCGATGTCCACGGCCACGCCGACGTCGACGCACACCACGTCGGCCCCGGCCAGACGGGCCAGCGCGTTGATCGCCGCCCCACCCGTCAGGAAATTGCGCACCATCTGCGGCGTCACCTCGGCCGGGTACGCGCTGACGCCTTCCTCGACGACGCCGTGGTCGGCGGCCATCACCACCACGGCTTTTTTCGGAAATCGGGCCTGCACCGTTCCCGCAATGCCCGCCAGGCGCACGGCGTAGGCCTCGAGCTGCCCCAAGCTGCCCGGCGGCTTGGTCAGCCGATCGAGGCGGGCCTGCGCGGCGGCCATCGCCGCCTCGTCCAGCGGCCCGATCTGATTCAGAATGGTTTGAACCTTTTCTTCCCAGCGGCTCATCGGCCCTCCCTCTCTCTGCGGAAAGATGGGCAGGGCTTCCCGCGGCGCTTGCGTTCCCGCCTGGTCCCTGCCGCCGGGCGACGGCGGTCGGCGGTGCGCTACAGCTCAATGCCGTACACCGCGGGAATGCCCCGGTCGTAGTAATGCTTGAGCGGTTCCATCACCGTGACCAGGTCGGCCCGTTCCACAATGGCCGGGTGCGCCGACCGGCCCGTCAGCACCAGGTGGGTATGGGCCGGACGGTTGTCGAT is a window of Calditerricola satsumensis DNA encoding:
- the cobT gene encoding nicotinate-nucleotide--dimethylbenzimidazole phosphoribosyltransferase, whose protein sequence is MSRWEEKVQTILNQIGPLDEAAMAAAQARLDRLTKPPGSLGQLEAYAVRLAGIAGTVQARFPKKAVVVMAADHGVVEEGVSAYPAEVTPQMVRNFLTGGAAINALARLAGADVVCVDVGVAVDIDHPALVRKKVRYGTANFTKGPAMTRAEALEALCVGIEVAEELADRGYRLLATGEMGIGNTTSAAALLAAFTGDDPADCVGRGTGVNAAALARKAEAVRRALAVNRPDPHDPVDVLHKVGGLEIAALAGLMLGAAARRVPVVVDGFPASSAALVACRLAPRVKDYLFPSHQSAERGHRRLLALLGLAPPLHVDMRLGEGTGAVLAFHLLEAACRIRDEMATFADAGVSGPVVAEEAAQP